From Bos taurus isolate L1 Dominette 01449 registration number 42190680 breed Hereford chromosome 29, ARS-UCD2.0, whole genome shotgun sequence, a single genomic window includes:
- the JAM3 gene encoding junctional adhesion molecule C precursor (The RefSeq protein has 1 frameshift compared to this genomic sequence): MALRRRPSLVLLLLLVRGCLIGAVNLKSSNRTPVVQEFESVELSCIITDSQTNDPRIEWKKIQDEQTTYVFFDNKIQGDLTDRAELLGKTSLKIWNVTRKDSALYRCEVVARNDRKEIDEIVIELTVQVKPVAPVCRVPRAVPVGKAATLSCQEGEGFPRPHYSWYRNDVPLPTDSRANPRFRNSSFVLNPETGTLVFSAVHKEDSGQYYCIASNDAGSARCEEQDMEVYDLNIGGIIGGVLVVLTVLALITGGICCAYRRGYFISHDRSGESYKNPGKPDGVNYIRTDEEGDFRHKSSFVI, from the exons gCTGCTTGATCGGGGCTGTGAATCTCAAATCCAGCAACCGAACCCCAGTGGTTCAGGAATTTGAAA GTGTGGAACTATCTTGTATCATTACGGATTCACAGACAAATGACCCCAGGATTGAATGGAAGAAGATCCAAGATGAACAAACCACCTATGTGTTTTTT GACAACAAGATTCAGG GAGACCTGACCGACCGTGCAGAGCTGCTGGGGAAGACGTCTCTGAAGATCTGGAACGTGACGAGGAAAGACTCGGCCCTTTACCGCTGCGAGGTGGTTGCTCGGAATGACCGCAAGGAGATCGACGAGATCGTCATCGAGTTGACCGTGCAAG TGAAGCCGGTGGCCCCGGTGTGCAGGGTGCCAAGGGCCGTGCCTGTGGGCAAGGCGGCCACCCTGTCCTGCCAGGAGGGCGAGGGCTTCCCGCGGCCGCACTACAGCTGGTACCGCAATGACGTGCCACTGCCCACAGACTCCAGGGCCAACCCCCGCTTTCGAAACTCCTCTTTCGTCTTAAACCCTGAGACGGGCACTCTG GTGTTCAGCGCCGTCCACAAGGAGGACTCAGGCCAGTACTACTGCATCGCATCCAACGACGCGGGCTCGGCGCGCTGCGAGGAGCAGGACATGGAAGTGT ATGACCTCAACATCGGCGGCATCATTGGGGGGGTCCTAGTCGTGCTGACCGTCCTGGCCCTCATCACAGGGGGCATCTGCTGTGCCTATAGACGTGGCTACTTCATCAGCCACGACCGGAGCGGGGAAAG CTACAAGAACCCAGGGAAGCCAGATGGAGTTAACTACATCAGGACAGATGAGGAG GGTGACTTCAGACACAAGTCCTCGTTCGTGATCTAG